The Amaranthus tricolor cultivar Red isolate AtriRed21 chromosome 6, ASM2621246v1, whole genome shotgun sequence genome has a segment encoding these proteins:
- the LOC130816041 gene encoding uncharacterized protein LOC130816041 — MLKMNERMEEGYSTQRPPMFDGKFYTYWKNRMKIFIKAENYQVWRVIEIGDFEVTTINSNNKAVPKPITEYEKEDFQKMEMNALAIKLLHCGLGPNERNRIMGCKTAKQIWDLLEVTHEGTSEVKRSKIDLLMSKYERFVMEPRENIQEMFTRFTNITNELVSLGRIIPVDEQVRKILRSLTQDERWRAKVTAIQESKDFTKFNLEELAGSLMTHELHLGTADSSRNKGLALAADDSEESDAGEEEAAMLARKFKKFFRNSRYRNQRNNKEKGTANLKTNFECHKCGSTDHFIKDCPQWKNERGKGKAREVGKQYKKGNFKTDFRKAMIAAWGDTESEAETEAPVEEETANLCLMASHEESKEKEVMSSSPSSKQLSNLSKNKLIKLLLETQEKLNEKTAKCLQIEKDLNSNKDHV; from the coding sequence atgttgaagatgaacgagcgcatggaagaggggtactccacacaaagaccacccatgttcgatgggaaattctatacttactggaaaaatagaatgaaaatcttcataaaggccgaaaactatcaagtttggagagtcattgaaattggagactttgaggtgacgaccatcaactccaacaataaagctgttccaaaaccaatcactgaatatgaaaaagaagattttcaaaagatggagatgaacgctcttgctatcaagttacttcactgtgggcttggtccaaatgagcgcaatcgtattatgggttgcaaaaccgctaagcagatttgggacctgctagaagttacccatgaaggtactagtgaagtaaagcgatccaagattgacttgctaatgtccaaatatgaaagattcgtcatggaaccgagggaaaacattcaagagatgttcactaggttcacaaatattacgaatgaattagtctctcttggtagaatcattcccgttgatgaacaagttaggaaaatacttaggagtcttactcaagacgaacgctggagagctaaggtcacagccatccaggagtccaaagatttcaccaagtttaatttggaagagttggctggttccctcatgactcatgaattgcatttgggaacagctgacagttcccgtaacaaaggactggctctggcagcagatgatagtgaagagtcagacgctggtgaagaggaagctgctatgttggcacgtaaattcaaaaaattcttcaggaacagcagatatagaaatcaaagaaacaacaaagaaaaaggaactgctaacttgaagacaaattttgaatgccacaagtgtgggagcactgatcacttcatcaaggattgccctcaatggaaaaatgagaggggcaagggaaaagcaagagaagttggtaAACAATATAAgaaaggaaacttcaaaactgattttagaaaggcaatgatcgcagcttggggtgatacggagagcgaggctgagacagaagctccagtggaggaagaaaccgcaaatctgtgtctcatggcatctcatgaagagtctaaggaaaaagaggtaatgtcttctagtccatcttctaaacaactgtctaatttaagtaagaataaattaatcaaattgttgttagagacacaagaaaaattgaatgaaaaaacagctaagtgtctccaaattgagaaagacctcaactcaaacaaggatcatgtataa